The following are encoded in a window of Staphylococcus piscifermentans genomic DNA:
- a CDS encoding DUF4064 domain-containing protein produces the protein MNRKLERVIGWIGVGLTLLYTLLFLIGLAMGKGAISKLLLKQGDSSMSASYLQHSMIFEAVSLIVVAIIAAIGIVLSKKNRILGGVLLVIAAVIGVFLSNFIASILFFIAGIMLFVRRSQKKHRENQEYDRKHGYFDATTSKDDDLDELHKKGKVDPNLEDPEHYSEAEHAAHNRKERERRESGVLGGKKHEHENNQHQENNHNPKEERIYTEERGYDKKGNEFVEKDEETFYEDNKDDISNNDLTSQRRRNNDERPSRHDLDDKK, from the coding sequence ATGAATAGAAAATTAGAGAGAGTGATAGGTTGGATTGGTGTAGGCTTAACCCTACTATATACCTTATTGTTTCTCATAGGTTTAGCCATGGGGAAAGGCGCAATATCTAAATTATTATTAAAACAAGGCGATTCAAGTATGTCTGCCTCATACTTGCAACACTCAATGATTTTTGAAGCGGTATCATTAATTGTAGTTGCCATCATCGCAGCAATAGGTATTGTTTTAAGTAAGAAAAACCGTATTTTAGGCGGTGTTTTACTCGTTATTGCTGCAGTAATCGGCGTATTCTTATCTAACTTCATCGCTTCAATCTTATTCTTCATTGCAGGCATTATGTTATTTGTAAGAAGAAGTCAGAAGAAGCATAGAGAAAATCAAGAATACGATAGAAAACACGGTTACTTTGATGCTACAACAAGCAAAGATGACGATTTAGATGAATTGCATAAAAAAGGTAAAGTAGATCCAAACTTAGAAGACCCTGAACATTATTCAGAAGCAGAACATGCTGCACACAATCGTAAAGAAAGAGAAAGACGCGAAAGTGGTGTTTTAGGCGGCAAAAAACACGAACATGAAAATAACCAGCATCAAGAAAATAATCACAATCCTAAAGAAGAACGTATTTATACTGAGGAACGTGGTTATGATAAAAAAGGAAATGAATTTGTCGAAAAAGACGAAGAAACTTTCTATGAAGACAACAAAGATGATATCAGCAACAATGACTTAACAAGTCAACGTCGCCGAAATAATGACGAACGACCAAGCCGTCACGATTTAGATGATAAGAAATAA
- the auxB gene encoding lipoteichoic acid stability factor AuxB: MSGEPQYTQIKRPVSRVAEKVLGWLNWIGLLLLTVATMFIALVSFSNDTSIQKLEQTLTNNEFAQQVLTNNGLNTTQFVIWLQNGIWAVIVYLIVCLLISFLALISMNIRVLSGILFLIASIITLPLVLLLATVIIPILFFIVAIMMFARKDRVESVPYYPGSYGPYDRDYDYGRDDYYNRPEYDRGRGRYEDDYEDESNRRPRHEPAYEKRDRELAEEEDDTRVYRPEKERGAEADGRYQDEQNPQADYEEEPQFLSRQAKYKQKSADEVKEEQEMDAYEREQARIDEIEGNNESEEEIQNRVNEPRKGETPEEKAARKREKKERKKRAKELRKQRPSAVNQRRMNFEERRSFSQQKSEHPEPEKPEDKTTDNTETPTDDAKEDK, translated from the coding sequence ATGTCTGGAGAACCACAATACACACAAATTAAACGGCCAGTGAGCAGAGTGGCAGAAAAAGTACTGGGGTGGCTGAACTGGATTGGTTTGCTGCTGCTTACGGTAGCCACAATGTTTATTGCGCTGGTGTCATTCAGCAATGATACCTCCATCCAAAAGTTAGAACAAACATTGACCAATAATGAATTTGCGCAACAAGTATTGACGAATAACGGGTTGAATACCACTCAATTTGTCATTTGGCTGCAAAATGGAATATGGGCAGTGATAGTGTATTTAATTGTTTGTTTATTAATTTCATTCTTAGCACTTATTTCGATGAATATTCGAGTGCTGTCTGGTATTCTGTTTTTAATTGCATCAATTATTACTTTACCGCTTGTGTTATTGCTTGCGACTGTCATTATACCTATTCTTTTCTTTATCGTAGCAATTATGATGTTTGCCCGTAAAGATCGTGTTGAATCAGTGCCTTATTATCCAGGCAGCTATGGTCCTTATGACCGTGATTACGATTATGGACGAGATGATTATTACAATCGTCCTGAATACGATAGAGGCAGAGGACGTTACGAAGATGATTATGAAGATGAGAGCAATCGTCGTCCCCGTCATGAACCTGCATATGAAAAACGTGATAGAGAACTTGCAGAAGAAGAGGATGATACTCGCGTATACCGTCCTGAAAAAGAACGAGGTGCTGAAGCGGATGGTCGCTATCAAGATGAACAGAATCCGCAAGCTGATTATGAAGAAGAACCACAGTTCTTATCACGACAAGCTAAATATAAACAAAAATCTGCAGACGAAGTAAAAGAAGAACAAGAGATGGACGCTTATGAACGTGAACAAGCACGCATTGATGAAATAGAAGGCAACAACGAATCTGAGGAAGAAATACAAAATCGTGTCAATGAACCACGTAAAGGTGAAACACCTGAAGAGAAAGCAGCACGTAAGCGTGAAAAGAAAGAACGTAAAAAACGTGCGAAAGAACTCCGTAAGCAACGTCCGAGTGCAGTGAACCAACGTCGTATGAATTTTGAAGAGCGTCGTTCCTTCAGTCAGCAAAAATCTGAACATCCTGAGCCGGAAAAGCCAGAGGATAAAACAACAGATAATACTGAAACACCAACAGATGACGCAAAAGAAGATAAATAA
- a CDS encoding ABC transporter substrate-binding protein, protein MKKMVQLIIGALVLGLLFLGLSKWYSAEDNQKTGKKIYVYNWGEYIDPDLIKKFEKETGIKVVYETFDSNEAMEAKIRNGGTHYDVAFPSEYTVQKMKKDHLLLPLNHRKLPNMKNLDSDYMNMSYDPHNRYSIPYFFGTVGIIYNKAAYPKEDFTSWQSLYNPKFKNDIILVDGAREIMGMSLNKLGYSLNDANPKHLQQAENDLSHLAPQVKGVVGDEVTMMLEQHEANIAVVWSGAAAPIVQEHPEFNYVVPKEGSNLWFDNMVIPKTAQNKEGAYQFINFLLDAKNSKQNTEWVGYATPNKAAAQMLPAEIRNDHRFYPTKDTQNRLEVYKDLGKDILSDYNEHFLNFKMTLQ, encoded by the coding sequence ATGAAAAAAATGGTTCAGTTGATTATCGGCGCATTAGTACTCGGACTTTTATTTTTAGGTTTAAGCAAATGGTATAGTGCTGAGGATAATCAGAAGACTGGTAAGAAGATATATGTTTATAACTGGGGAGAATATATCGACCCTGATTTGATTAAGAAATTTGAAAAAGAAACCGGAATCAAAGTCGTATATGAAACCTTTGATTCCAATGAAGCGATGGAAGCTAAAATTCGTAACGGCGGCACACATTATGATGTGGCGTTTCCAAGCGAGTATACGGTTCAGAAGATGAAAAAGGATCACTTATTATTACCTTTAAATCATCGTAAGTTGCCGAATATGAAAAATTTGGATAGTGATTATATGAATATGTCATATGATCCGCACAATCGCTATTCTATTCCTTACTTTTTCGGAACGGTAGGGATTATTTATAATAAAGCAGCTTATCCGAAAGAAGATTTTACAAGTTGGCAGAGTTTATATAATCCTAAGTTTAAAAATGATATTATATTAGTGGACGGTGCTCGAGAAATTATGGGCATGAGCTTAAATAAATTAGGTTATAGTTTGAACGATGCGAATCCGAAACATTTGCAGCAAGCTGAGAATGATCTGAGTCATCTGGCACCTCAAGTTAAAGGGGTAGTAGGCGATGAAGTCACTATGATGTTAGAACAGCATGAAGCAAATATCGCAGTCGTTTGGAGCGGTGCTGCTGCACCTATCGTTCAAGAACATCCTGAGTTTAATTACGTCGTGCCTAAGGAAGGCTCGAATTTATGGTTTGATAATATGGTAATTCCTAAAACCGCTCAAAATAAAGAAGGTGCCTACCAATTTATTAATTTCTTGTTAGATGCCAAAAATAGTAAACAAAATACAGAATGGGTCGGATATGCAACACCGAATAAAGCAGCTGCACAAATGTTGCCGGCTGAAATTCGCAACGACCATCGATTTTATCCGACGAAAGATACTCAAAATAGGCTTGAAGTATATAAAGATTTGGGTAAAGATATTCTAAGTGATTATAACGAACATTTTTTGAATTTTAAAATGACGTTACAATAA
- a CDS encoding ABC transporter permease, producing the protein MKWYGKLYLGALIIGLYIPIIFLMVYSFNSAGNMIHFEHFTLEHYQTLFQDDRLMSILFNTIAVALLAAAVSTVVGTFGAIALYHLRQKKLRLTFLTLNNVLLVSSDVVIGASFLIMFTAIGHFTGLGLGFWTVLTSHIAFCIPIVVILILPQLYDMNQHMFDAARDLGASEWQILNRVMLPNLMPAVLAGFFMALTYSLDDFTVSFFVTGNGFSVLSVEVYAMARKGISMEINAISTLIFAVIVIGIAGYYLIQHTTKKRQSVKRGLMR; encoded by the coding sequence ATGAAATGGTATGGTAAATTATATCTTGGTGCATTAATTATCGGATTATATATCCCAATTATTTTTCTGATGGTCTATTCATTTAATTCAGCAGGCAATATGATACATTTTGAACATTTTACCTTAGAACATTATCAGACGCTTTTCCAAGATGACCGTTTAATGTCGATCCTCTTTAATACGATTGCTGTAGCTTTACTTGCAGCGGCTGTATCGACAGTAGTAGGCACGTTTGGTGCGATTGCTTTATATCATTTGCGACAAAAGAAATTGCGCTTAACATTTTTAACATTAAATAATGTATTGCTCGTTTCTTCAGATGTGGTTATTGGTGCTTCATTTTTGATTATGTTTACAGCAATCGGCCATTTTACAGGTTTAGGACTAGGATTTTGGACAGTGCTCACTTCTCATATTGCGTTTTGCATTCCAATTGTGGTTATTCTTATCTTGCCGCAACTCTATGATATGAATCAGCATATGTTTGATGCAGCGCGAGATTTAGGTGCAAGTGAATGGCAGATACTGAATCGTGTGATGCTGCCTAATTTGATGCCGGCCGTCCTTGCAGGATTTTTCATGGCGCTGACTTATTCATTAGATGATTTTACAGTGAGTTTCTTTGTGACAGGCAATGGATTCAGCGTATTGTCAGTAGAAGTCTATGCTATGGCGCGTAAAGGTATCAGTATGGAAATCAATGCGATTTCGACATTAATTTTTGCAGTCATCGTTATCGGAATTGCAGGTTATTACCTAATTCAGCATACTACTAAAAAAAGACAATCTGTGAAACGAGGCTTGATGCGATGA
- a CDS encoding ABC transporter permease, translating to MSKLNKWLFIPYILWMIGFIIIPVILLIYFSFIDIHGHFSFTNYEQIFSFRYFKMMAYSILYAAIITLVTLVISYPAAYFISYSIHQNLWILILIIPTWINLLLKTYAFIGIFSHDGIINQILGWLHLPKADLLFTAPAFIIVASYIYIPFMILPIFNSMKTIPKNLLQASSDLGAGKWTTFRKIILPLTKEGVLSGIQVTFIPALSLFMITRLIAGNKVMNIGTSIEEQFLVIQNYGMGSTIAIALIVFMALVLIITKSGNEGGRRS from the coding sequence ATGAGTAAATTAAATAAGTGGTTGTTTATACCTTATATTCTTTGGATGATCGGATTTATTATTATACCTGTGATTTTACTCATTTATTTTTCTTTCATAGATATTCATGGACATTTCAGTTTTACGAATTATGAACAAATCTTTTCGTTCCGTTATTTTAAGATGATGGCTTACTCGATTTTGTATGCGGCGATTATTACTTTGGTCACTTTAGTTATCAGTTATCCTGCAGCCTACTTCATTAGTTATTCCATTCATCAAAATTTATGGATTCTTATTTTGATTATCCCGACATGGATTAATTTACTCCTCAAGACGTATGCATTTATCGGGATTTTCAGTCATGATGGAATTATCAATCAAATTCTAGGTTGGTTGCATCTTCCGAAAGCAGATTTGCTGTTTACAGCACCCGCTTTTATTATTGTAGCCAGTTATATTTATATTCCTTTCATGATACTGCCGATTTTCAATAGCATGAAAACAATTCCAAAGAATTTATTACAAGCTTCTAGTGATTTAGGAGCAGGCAAATGGACGACTTTCAGAAAAATTATTTTGCCGTTGACGAAAGAGGGCGTCTTATCTGGGATACAAGTGACGTTTATTCCAGCTTTATCGCTCTTTATGATTACACGTTTAATTGCCGGCAATAAAGTGATGAACATCGGTACTTCAATCGAAGAACAATTTTTAGTTATTCAAAACTATGGAATGGGGTCGACCATCGCTATTGCGTTGATTGTCTTTATGGCTTTGGTGTTAATCATTACCAAGTCAGGCAATGAAGGAGGCAGACGCTCATGA
- a CDS encoding ABC transporter ATP-binding protein, whose amino-acid sequence MTPLLSLKTVSKQFDGQQVLNNIDLDFEPGHFYTLLGPSGCGKTTILKLIAGFEQADAGSIIYQGKTINNIPANKRTVNTVFQDYALFPHLNVYDNVAFGLKLKKKKDSEIQEKVREALKLVKLEGYEHRSIEEMSGGQKQRVAIARAIVNEPEILLLDESLSALDLKLRTEMQYELRALQSRLGITFIFVTHDQEEALALSDYIVVLKDGKIQQFGTPLDIYDEPVNRFVADFIGESNIIEGTMVEDYLVNIYDKDIACVDMGIPSGQKIEVVIRPEDITITPPSEGLFQAKVDALLFRGVHYEINCMDQEGYEWMIQTTKKAEVGSTVGLYFEPEAIHIMVPGETEEEFDKRIESYEEVENE is encoded by the coding sequence ATGACACCTTTACTATCACTGAAAACAGTCAGCAAACAATTTGACGGCCAACAAGTATTAAATAATATCGATTTAGATTTCGAGCCCGGCCATTTTTATACACTGTTAGGCCCGTCCGGCTGCGGGAAAACAACCATCCTGAAATTAATCGCAGGCTTCGAACAAGCTGACGCAGGATCCATTATTTACCAAGGGAAGACAATCAATAATATTCCCGCCAACAAACGTACCGTGAATACCGTCTTCCAAGATTATGCCCTCTTTCCGCACCTGAACGTCTATGATAATGTTGCTTTTGGTTTGAAACTGAAGAAAAAGAAAGATTCAGAGATTCAAGAAAAGGTGAGAGAAGCTCTGAAACTCGTTAAGTTAGAAGGCTATGAGCATCGCAGCATTGAAGAAATGAGCGGCGGTCAGAAACAAAGAGTCGCCATTGCACGTGCCATTGTCAATGAGCCGGAAATCTTATTATTAGATGAATCCTTGTCAGCGTTAGACTTAAAATTGCGTACGGAAATGCAATATGAATTACGTGCTTTGCAATCACGTTTAGGCATTACTTTTATATTTGTCACTCATGACCAAGAAGAAGCTTTAGCTTTAAGTGATTATATTGTGGTATTGAAAGATGGGAAGATTCAACAATTCGGAACGCCTTTAGATATCTATGATGAACCTGTAAACCGGTTTGTCGCCGACTTTATTGGCGAATCTAATATTATTGAAGGAACTATGGTCGAAGATTACTTAGTGAATATTTATGATAAAGACATAGCATGTGTAGATATGGGTATCCCTTCAGGTCAAAAAATCGAAGTAGTGATACGGCCAGAAGATATTACGATTACACCGCCGAGTGAAGGATTATTCCAAGCTAAGGTAGATGCATTGCTTTTCAGAGGTGTGCATTATGAAATCAACTGTATGGACCAAGAAGGATATGAATGGATGATTCAAACGACTAAGAAAGCTGAGGTAGGCAGTACTGTAGGTTTATATTTTGAACCGGAAGCGATTCATATCATGGTGCCAGGAGAAACTGAAGAAGAATTTGACAAACGTATCGAAAGTTATGAGGAAGTCGAGAATGAGTAA
- a CDS encoding helix-turn-helix domain-containing protein produces the protein MNIGQKLRNLRKIKNLTQEELAERTDLSKGYISQIESGQSSPSMETFLHLLEVLGTSPEVFFKEKPKEKILYPKAEQAIYDEYDEGYILNWPINRSNEFEMEPLIITLRPHTNYKTFKPSESDTFIYCLEGVLTLNLGEEVYTAREGDALYFKAESNHQLSNTTQRYAKAMIVATASYL, from the coding sequence TTGAATATTGGTCAGAAACTGCGTAACTTACGTAAAATAAAAAATTTAACACAAGAAGAATTGGCGGAACGCACCGATTTATCGAAAGGTTATATTTCCCAAATTGAAAGCGGACAATCCTCTCCCAGTATGGAAACCTTTTTACATTTATTAGAAGTGCTCGGCACCTCTCCAGAAGTATTTTTCAAAGAGAAGCCCAAAGAAAAAATATTATATCCAAAAGCAGAACAAGCAATTTACGACGAGTACGATGAAGGTTACATATTAAATTGGCCGATTAATCGCTCTAACGAATTTGAGATGGAACCGTTGATTATTACACTGCGCCCACATACCAACTACAAAACCTTCAAACCATCAGAGTCAGACACCTTCATTTACTGTCTTGAAGGTGTATTGACCTTGAATTTAGGCGAGGAAGTTTATACAGCAAGAGAAGGGGATGCACTATATTTCAAAGCAGAAAGCAATCACCAACTCTCGAATACTACACAAAGATACGCAAAGGCAATGATTGTTGCGACTGCGTCATATTTATAG
- a CDS encoding UPF0223 family protein: protein MEYQYPIDVDWSQDEMLAVINFFNKVEDYYERKVEGSALKNAYSDFKKVVPGKADEKNIFAEFEKSSGYNSYKVVKLVKDNPNEKYFSANAE, encoded by the coding sequence ATGGAATACCAATACCCGATAGATGTTGATTGGTCCCAAGATGAAATGCTTGCAGTTATCAATTTCTTTAATAAAGTTGAAGATTACTACGAAAGAAAAGTAGAAGGTTCTGCTCTTAAAAACGCTTATAGCGATTTTAAAAAAGTAGTACCAGGTAAAGCAGACGAAAAAAATATCTTTGCTGAATTTGAAAAAAGCAGCGGTTATAACAGCTATAAAGTAGTGAAATTAGTGAAAGATAATCCTAATGAAAAATATTTCAGTGCAAATGCAGAATAA